The genomic interval CCGGCCTGCGATACCGCGAGCCTTACTGAGCCCGGAAAACTTCCGGCGAATGTTTACCTTAAAACGGTTACGCTTTCCCCCGCCCGTACCGCCGGGCTGGTTAAACGGCTCTGTCCTGACGTTGGCAAACTGATTGTGATCGGCGGAGATCATGAAACGGATCGCTTTCTGATGCGACGGGCCCGGGAGGAACTCGGGGAGAACTACGGCGGTCTTGCCGTTGAGTATTGGGAGGGTCTCAGGCCGGCAGATCTGAAAAAACGGGCGGCGGCTCTTTCCCGCGATACCGCTATTCTTTTTCTTAAAATGACCCTTGATCCGAATGGGGCCATCCATATCTCCAGCGATATTGTGCGCGATTTGCTGGCGTATACTCCGGTTCCGGTGTTCGGTATTTCCGACACCTTTGTTGAAGAAGGTATTCTGGGGGGTTATGTGGCCTCGTCCCGGATGGAAGGGCGTCGGGCAGCGCAGATGCTCGCCCTGCTGGCAGACGGGAACAGTGTGCCGCCGATTGAACATGTGGAGGACTATGGCGAATATCAGTTCAATTGGCATCAGCTTAAGCGCTGGGGGATTCGGGAAAGTCAGCTGCCCGTCGGTTCCAGAATTCTGTACCGTCCGGACAGCCTTTTTGAACGCCATCCCTGGTTGCTGCAGGCGATCTGGAGCAGTTTTATCGGGCTGGTTCTGATTCTGTGCGTCACTCTGCTGTTCCTGCTCAGCCGCCGGAAGACGCTCAGGGTGCTTCGGGAAAATGAGGAATGGCTTCGGCTCAGCACGGGAACGGCCGGAGTGGTGGCCTGGGAATATGATTGGGTCAACGATCGAATGGCCTGTTCGCAGCATCATGAACTGCTCTATGGACTGAAGCCGCAGTCACCCTGGACGAAAGTCGATTTTCTAAATGCCATTCATCCGGATGACCGTGAATTTGTCGACGGAGCCATTGCTCAATCCATCGCGCCCGGAAGCTCCGGGGAGTTTCGTTTTGATTGCCGTACGCTCTGGCCGGACGGGAGTGTGCACTGGCTTTTGATGACCGGTGAGGCTACAGCGCGGAATGCAGAGGGCGGTGCAGTCCTGATGCGCGGCTGTATGATGGATATCACTGAACGCAAAATGATGGAAATGGCTTTGCGGGCCAGTAAGGAAAAAGAACGGCTGATGGCAAAACTGGTGATGGATTCCAATCAGCCGGTTGCGATCGGTTTTGCCGACGGCCGTCTGGGAAGGTTTAATCCTGCATTCTGCGAATTGACCGGGTATACTGAAGAGGAGTTGAAACACATCGACTGGGCGACTGAGCTGACACCGCCGGAATGGCTGGAGGCCGAGCGCCGGGCATTGGCCGTACTCGTACGTACCGGTGAGCCGGTTCGTTACGAAAAAGAGTACATCCGGAAGGATGGTTCTCGCGTATCGGTTTCGTTGTTTACTCATCTGAGTCGCTCCGTCGACGGAATACCCGATTATTTTTATGCTTTTATCTCCGATATCACTGAACTGAAACGGGTACGGGAAGAGGTACTGAAAGAAAAAAACCGGCTCCAGTTCGCTTTGGAAGTCAGTCATATGGGGGCATGGGATCTGAATTTGTCTGATTTAAGTTCTCATCGGACGAAAACACACGATGAGGTGTTCGGGTATAAAACTCCGGTGCCTGAATGGACGTATGAAATGTTTCTGGAACATGTCCTTCCGGAAGAACGGGAAGAGGTGAACCGGAAGTTTCAGACCGCGATTACGACCGGTGAGGACTGGAGTTTCGAGTGCCGGATTCGCCGGGCAGACGGGAAAGTACGCTGGATCTGGGCGGTTGGTCGTCCGGCTGGTGGAAATCAAGGGCTGATGGGGGGAGTGGTTCAGGACATAACAGAACGGAAACAGACTGAACTGGCCTTGAAGGAGTCGCATGACCTCCTCGAAGTACGGGTTGAAGAGAGAACGGCAGAACTGAAAGAGCGCCGGGATGAAGCGGAGCAGTTGAACCGGGCCATGATCAACCTGCTGCAGGATCTGAAGCAGACCAACCGGGGACTGAAAGCGGCGGAAGAGTCGTTGCGCACGACGAATAAAGAGCTGGAGGCTTTCTCCTATTCGGTATCACATGACCTGCGTGCACCGTTGCGTCATATTGCCGGTTTTGTGGAGCTGTTGCTTAAAAGAGAAAAGGGGCGTTTGGATGAGCGATCGGAGCATTACCTCTTGACGATTGACCAATCGGTTAAACGGATGGGGCAACTGATCGATGACCTGCTGGCCCTGTCCCGGATGAGCCGGTCGGATATGCATTTTTGCGATGTCGATATGAATGAGGTGGTTAGAAATGCCTTAAAAGAACTTGCTCATATGAAAAAAGAACGAAGTATAGTGTGGAATATCGTGCCGATGCCTTCGGTGACGGCCGATCCGCGGCTTTTGCTGCAGGTGTGGATCAATCTGATTGGGAATGCCTTGAAATTTACAGCCCGGAAGAAGGAAGCGGTCATTGAGATCGGGATCCTGGATAAAGAAGAAGTGAAAGAGGAGAATCAGGCGGTATTTTATATCCGCGATAACGGCGCCGGATTTGAGCCGGAATATGCCCATAAGCTGTTCGGCGTGTTCCAACGGCTGCACCGGGAGGATGAATTTGAGGGGACCGGCATTGGACTGGCTACGGTGAGAAGGATTATCCATCGCCATGGCGGTAAGGTCTGGGCTGAAGGGGCGGTTGACCGGGGGGCCGCATTTTATTTTACCCTGGGGAAAAACAAAGGGGAAAAATGATGGAAATGAAAAAAATATTGCTGGTAGAGGATGATATTCGGGATGTCGAACTGGCGATCTCTTCGCTGGATGAGCATAACCTTTCCAATGAAGTGGCGGTTGCGCGCGATGGGGCGGAGGCGCTGGACTATCTGTATCGGCGGGGTGCCTTTTCGGATCGTCCGCCGGGAAACCCGGTTGTGGTTTTTCTTGATCTTAAAATGCCGAAGGTGGATGGGCATGAGGTATTGCAGCAGATCAAAAATGATCCTGAGCTCTGTACGATACCGGTTGTGATTCTGACCTCTTCGCGTGAAGAGCAGGATCTGGCACAAAGCTATGAGGCGCATGCAAATGCCTATGTGGTCAAACCGGTGCTCTTTGAGGCGTTTACCAAAGCGGTGCAGGATCTGGGATTATTCTGGGTGCTGACCAATGAGCCTCCGCCTCAGGTCCGGAAATAAGACTGTGATTGCCAAAGGAGGAAACCATGAACAAGCCGATTGATTTACGATTGCTCATTGTTGAAGACGATCCGAATGATGCCGAACTTGAAATTGCAGAGTTGGAGGCGAATGGATTTCATTGTCAGTGGGATCGGGTGGAAACCCGAGAGGCTTATCTGGAGGGGCTTACCCGTACCGATTATGATCTGATTCTTTCTGATTATACACTGCCTGCGTTTGATGGTCTGACTGCCCTCGGTCTGCTGTCACAGCAGAAACAGGAGATCCCGTTCATTCTGGTTTCGGGAACCGTCGGGGAAGAGTTTGCTATTAACAGTCTTAAAGCCGGCGCAACCGATTATGTACTCAAGGAGCGGATTTCCCGCCTGGCTCCCGTTGTACACCGTGCTTTGGAGGAGCACCGGGAACGTCAGGAACGAAAGCAGGCGCAGCAACAGCTGCTGTCCGTGAATGCCCGTTTCCGGGCCATTGTGGAAACTGCGAATGATGCGATCATTACAACCGACAGCATGGGGATTGTTCAGGATTGGAATCCGGCAGCCAAACAGGTATTCGGTTATTCCGCAAAGGAAATGGAAGGTCGGACGGTGACCTGTATTCTTCCGGAGCGCTATCGCAATGACCGGTACCATAATCTGCGCGAACTGATTTCGGACTGTGAGCAGGAGAGAGTTGGAAATACGATGGAACTGACCGGGATCCGGAAGGACGGTACGGAATTTCCCATGGACCTCTCTCTGGCTTCGTGGACCGATTCCGAGGAGATTTATTATACGGCGATCATTCGGGATATTACCGAGCGGAAACAGGTGGAGGAATCGCTGCGGCAGCATAATCTGGAACTGGAGCAGTTCAATAAAATGGCTACCGGTCGGGAACTGCGGATGATCGAACTGAAGCAGGAAATTAACGCGCTGTGCCGTGAACTCGGTCGGGAAGCGCCCTACGCCTGATCGGGAAAAGGGAAACGGGATTTCATGGTCGATGTTTTACAGAAAACCGGATCGGCACTCGCGTGCCGATGGATGCGTTCAGCTTTAATCACGGAGCTGCCGGAATTCAGCCGGCTCGAAGAGCTGGCGAGTCACATGTGTGAACACCTCTATGCGCTGACGGGTACAACGGCAGTTGCCTTTTATCTTCATTCGAACAATGACTCCGACTGTCGGCCGGTTTCGGTATATCCGCCGCAGAGCAGCTCGCAGGTTGAGCTGGACCGCCTGTCGGGTCTGTGTCCGGTGTGCCGCCCGGCTCCGCTTCCCTTTCTGGTGAAAGATCTGGCGCCGGAGGACCCCCTGTATGATCCGCTGAAGAAGGGAGGAATTGAAAATCTGCTGCGCGTTCCTGTTCACAGTGCACATATGCTTGCCGGACAGTTTGTGCTGTTCAATGTACAGGATAAAAACTGTGCCGTCGCATTTGAAGCTGCACTGAATCAGCTGGAACCGACTATCGGTCTTGCATTGCAGTATTGCGCGGCACGCCGGGAAATCAAGCAGCAGAAAAGTATGCTCGAAGAGCTGGTTGAGTTGCGTACGGCGGAGCTTCAGCGTGTGAATGCTGAGCTGGCCGATTCGCGTCTCGCGGCATTGAATATGATGGAGGATGCCATTTTATCGGGCGAAAAAATGGCGTATCAGAATAATCTGTTCAATTCCTTCATGGACTCGTTGCCTTCACTGGTTTTATTCAAAGATACAGAGGGCCGGTTGCTCACGGTGAATAAGGCATTTGCTGAGTGGAAAAAGGAAGATCCGGAAAACCTGCTCGGAAAAACCGTATATGATTTTCTTCCGCAGGATGAGGCGGAACAGATTGAAAAAGATGATCGTTATGTCATGGAAACCGGTGAAACTCTCCAGAAGGAGCAGTTTATCGGTCGGCGCTGGTGGATGGTTATCAAGGTTCCGCGTTACAATGAAGCCGGAGCTGTGGTCGGTAGTTACGAAGTGATCTGGGATATTACCGATCGTAAAGAGGCGGAAAAACAGCTGGAGCTGAGTCGTTTTGCCATGGATCACTCCAGTCTGGCTATTTTTCTGGCGGATGAAAACGGGCGGTTTCACTATACCAACAAACGGGCAACCGAACTGCTGGGCTATTCACCGGAGGAATTTCTGAATATGTCCGTTGCGGATATTGAGAGGGAGAACGTCTCGTCTTCCGGGGGGTGGGAGGCAATCTGGAATTCGGTGAAACAGAAAAGCCGGTCGAATTTTGAAGCATTGCACCGGGCTAAAAACGGTACTGTAATTCCTGTGGAAGTCGCGGCCAACTATCTGACCTGGGGAGATCGGGAATATGTGATCGGCTTTACCGCAGACATCACTGAACGCAAAGCCGCCAGGGAGCAGCTTGAGGCCAGCGAGGCTCAGTTCCGCAGTTATATCGAACATGCTCCGCACGGTATTTTTATCAGCGATGAAACCGGAAACTATCTTGATGTCAACGGCGCGGCGGCGACCATGACCGGTTATCCTGTTGAGGAATTGCGGCAGATGCATCTGCTGGATTTTTATGAAGATGTAAAGGTGCGGACAAAGGCGGAAAAGAGCTTTCGGTCCGTGCTGGAAGGTGAAAATGTGCAGGTGGAACTGCCGTTCCGGACCAAAAGCGGGGATGAACGATGGTGGTCGATTTCAACAGCACCGTTACCGAACCATCGTTTTATCGGATTTGCCGAGGATATTACCTCGCGGGTTCGAATAACTGCAGCGCTGAAAGCATCGCGGGAGCAGTATTCCACATTGCTCTCAAACCTGCCCGGTATGGCCTATCTGTGCAGTGATGATGAGAGCTGGACCATGCGGTTTATCAGTAGCGGGTGCCTGGATATTACAGGATATGCGCCGCAGGCTATTATCGGAAACCGGCTGGTATCTTTTGCGGATCTGATGCATCCCGAAGATCGTGAACGGGTGAACGAGGCTGTGAAAACGAGCCTGCGGATTCAGGCGCATTTCGAACAGGAATACCGGATTCATACGCGTACCGGCGAGGAAAAATGGGTTTGGGAACGGGGTATCGGGCGGAAGGATTCCGAAGGAAATACGGTTATTGAAGGATTCATTTCAGATATCACCGAACGAAAAAAAGCCGAAGAGCAGCTGCGTAAAGTCAGCGAAGAACAGAACATGATTCTCAGCAACAGTACGCTGGGTATTGCGTTGGTGCGGAACCGGATGTTTGAGTGGGTGAATCCCCGGATGTCCGAAATTCTGGGGATTCCTATTGAGGAAATTCAGGACCACTCCACCCGGCTGCTGTATATGTCGGATGAGGATTACAGCAGAAAGTCTGCAGAAGCATATGAGACGTTGTCCAGAAATAAACTTTATGACCGGACGGTGCAGTTTAAACACGCTAAGGGTCATAGTTTCTGGGGACGCCTGACCGGAAAGGCGCTGAACCCTGAAAATCCTGATGACGGATCGATCTGGATGCTCGAAGACATTACCGTTCGCCGGGAAAGCGAAGAGGAGCTGCTGCGTCTTTCGACTGCCCTGGAGCAGACTCCCGATTCTATTGTGATTACCGATATTGACGGTACCATACAGTATGTTAACCCGGCTTTTGAAATAAGTACCGGGTATACACGTAATGAGGTGATAGGCACGAATCCGAGGCTGCTGAAGAGCGGGGAGCATCGGGACAGAATTTATGAAACGCTGTGGAAAACGGTTGCCGGCGGAAGGATCTGGGAGGGTCGGCTGATCAACCGGAGAAAAGACGGGTCGCTCATTACCGAAGAAGTCTCTATTGCACCGGTTAAGGATGATACCGGCCAAATCATTAATTATGTAGCCATCCAACGGGATATTACGGCAGACCTGGCGCGCGAAGAGGAATTGCGGCAGAGCCAGAAAATGGAGGCCATCGGTCTGCTGGCCGGCGGGGTGGCTCACGACTTTAACAACATTCTTCAGGCCATTCAGGGATTCTGCGAACTGTTGCTCTACGATCTCGCACCGGAATCGCAGCAGTATCAGAATGCACTGGAAATCAAACAGTCTGCAGCAAAAGCGGTTGGTCTGACCAGACAGCTTCTGGCGTTCGGCCGTAAGCAGCCGCTGGATGCCCGTCTGCTGGATGTGCAGACGGTGCTGCAGGAAAACGAGGCCCTGCTGCATATCCTGCTGGGAGAACACTATGCGTTGCAGATGGATTGCAAACCCGCACTTCCCCGGATACGCATGGATGCCGGACAGTTGACTCAGATCATCATGAATCTGGCGGTTAATGCGCGCGATGCCATGCCGGAAGGCGGACTTTTTTCTGTTTCAGCGGAACAGATTGTTCTGGAGCAGCAGGAAACAGGGATGCCCGGAAGCCGGCCGGGGTCATTCATCCGGTTGTCATTTTCCGATACCGGCAGTGGGATTGAACCCCGGATTCTTTCGCGTCTGTTCGAGCCGTTTTTCACGACGAAGGATGTAGGTAAAGGCACCGGCCTCGGTCTTTCTGTGGTTTACGGAATTATGCAGCAGAATAACGGATGGGTGAATGTAAGCAGTGAAAAGGGGAGCGGAACCACTTTCTCGCTCTATTTTCCCGTGGCGGAAACACATGGAGGTGATGATCCGGACCGGGCCGGATCGCAGGAAAGCGATTTCCTTCGGATTCTGGTGGTGGAGGACGACCCCCAGCTTCAGCCCCTGTTTAAGGAGGTTCTTGAAGCCGCAGAGTTTTCAGTATACATAGCCGGCTCGATCAAGGAGGCCATGCGTTGGCTCCAGCGTCTGGAAAACAGAATCGATCTTTTATTGACCGATATGCAGCTTTCGGATGGGTACGGTATCGATCTGGCAGACCGGTTGCGAAAAGATTACCCGCATCTTCCGGTGCTGCTCTGCAGCGGCTATCCGGAGCAGGAGCAACGCTGGGAGAATCTTGAACAAAGCAGTTACGTTTTTTTGCATAAACCTTTCACTGCAGTCGGGTTGATGAATTCGATCCAGAAGGCGGTGATTAAAATTGAACAGGAGAACAGGGATGGCGACCATTATCGTTATTGATGACGACAAAACTATTCAGACGGTTTTTGAACAGTTTTTAGTCCGTAAAGGCCATGAGGTCATGTTGGCGGATGACGGCCGAAAAGGGATGAAGATGATCGAAGAGGGGGCTCCGGATCTGG from Verrucomicrobia bacterium S94 carries:
- a CDS encoding PAS domain S-box protein, which translates into the protein MKFFLSTYGFQRFFDGLHIPHVRGFRMYGMLHLVVQVLMLHLFVPHTVVAEEPVPDTYRILFVSHKTELPPWNLAMFSECRSEFERLSGRPVSMIIKSMDRKGPETPAAAGNQLYLSDRVEGVDFMVYRNPLSSPPLHLAAEEGVPLIVPACDTASLTEPGKLPANVYLKTVTLSPARTAGLVKRLCPDVGKLIVIGGDHETDRFLMRRAREELGENYGGLAVEYWEGLRPADLKKRAAALSRDTAILFLKMTLDPNGAIHISSDIVRDLLAYTPVPVFGISDTFVEEGILGGYVASSRMEGRRAAQMLALLADGNSVPPIEHVEDYGEYQFNWHQLKRWGIRESQLPVGSRILYRPDSLFERHPWLLQAIWSSFIGLVLILCVTLLFLLSRRKTLRVLRENEEWLRLSTGTAGVVAWEYDWVNDRMACSQHHELLYGLKPQSPWTKVDFLNAIHPDDREFVDGAIAQSIAPGSSGEFRFDCRTLWPDGSVHWLLMTGEATARNAEGGAVLMRGCMMDITERKMMEMALRASKEKERLMAKLVMDSNQPVAIGFADGRLGRFNPAFCELTGYTEEELKHIDWATELTPPEWLEAERRALAVLVRTGEPVRYEKEYIRKDGSRVSVSLFTHLSRSVDGIPDYFYAFISDITELKRVREEVLKEKNRLQFALEVSHMGAWDLNLSDLSSHRTKTHDEVFGYKTPVPEWTYEMFLEHVLPEEREEVNRKFQTAITTGEDWSFECRIRRADGKVRWIWAVGRPAGGNQGLMGGVVQDITERKQTELALKESHDLLEVRVEERTAELKERRDEAEQLNRAMINLLQDLKQTNRGLKAAEESLRTTNKELEAFSYSVSHDLRAPLRHIAGFVELLLKREKGRLDERSEHYLLTIDQSVKRMGQLIDDLLALSRMSRSDMHFCDVDMNEVVRNALKELAHMKKERSIVWNIVPMPSVTADPRLLLQVWINLIGNALKFTARKKEAVIEIGILDKEEVKEENQAVFYIRDNGAGFEPEYAHKLFGVFQRLHREDEFEGTGIGLATVRRIIHRHGGKVWAEGAVDRGAAFYFTLGKNKGEK
- a CDS encoding response regulator, translated to MEMKKILLVEDDIRDVELAISSLDEHNLSNEVAVARDGAEALDYLYRRGAFSDRPPGNPVVVFLDLKMPKVDGHEVLQQIKNDPELCTIPVVILTSSREEQDLAQSYEAHANAYVVKPVLFEAFTKAVQDLGLFWVLTNEPPPQVRK
- a CDS encoding PAS domain S-box protein: MNKPIDLRLLIVEDDPNDAELEIAELEANGFHCQWDRVETREAYLEGLTRTDYDLILSDYTLPAFDGLTALGLLSQQKQEIPFILVSGTVGEEFAINSLKAGATDYVLKERISRLAPVVHRALEEHRERQERKQAQQQLLSVNARFRAIVETANDAIITTDSMGIVQDWNPAAKQVFGYSAKEMEGRTVTCILPERYRNDRYHNLRELISDCEQERVGNTMELTGIRKDGTEFPMDLSLASWTDSEEIYYTAIIRDITERKQVEESLRQHNLELEQFNKMATGRELRMIELKQEINALCRELGREAPYA
- a CDS encoding PAS domain S-box protein codes for the protein MVDVLQKTGSALACRWMRSALITELPEFSRLEELASHMCEHLYALTGTTAVAFYLHSNNDSDCRPVSVYPPQSSSQVELDRLSGLCPVCRPAPLPFLVKDLAPEDPLYDPLKKGGIENLLRVPVHSAHMLAGQFVLFNVQDKNCAVAFEAALNQLEPTIGLALQYCAARREIKQQKSMLEELVELRTAELQRVNAELADSRLAALNMMEDAILSGEKMAYQNNLFNSFMDSLPSLVLFKDTEGRLLTVNKAFAEWKKEDPENLLGKTVYDFLPQDEAEQIEKDDRYVMETGETLQKEQFIGRRWWMVIKVPRYNEAGAVVGSYEVIWDITDRKEAEKQLELSRFAMDHSSLAIFLADENGRFHYTNKRATELLGYSPEEFLNMSVADIERENVSSSGGWEAIWNSVKQKSRSNFEALHRAKNGTVIPVEVAANYLTWGDREYVIGFTADITERKAAREQLEASEAQFRSYIEHAPHGIFISDETGNYLDVNGAAATMTGYPVEELRQMHLLDFYEDVKVRTKAEKSFRSVLEGENVQVELPFRTKSGDERWWSISTAPLPNHRFIGFAEDITSRVRITAALKASREQYSTLLSNLPGMAYLCSDDESWTMRFISSGCLDITGYAPQAIIGNRLVSFADLMHPEDRERVNEAVKTSLRIQAHFEQEYRIHTRTGEEKWVWERGIGRKDSEGNTVIEGFISDITERKKAEEQLRKVSEEQNMILSNSTLGIALVRNRMFEWVNPRMSEILGIPIEEIQDHSTRLLYMSDEDYSRKSAEAYETLSRNKLYDRTVQFKHAKGHSFWGRLTGKALNPENPDDGSIWMLEDITVRRESEEELLRLSTALEQTPDSIVITDIDGTIQYVNPAFEISTGYTRNEVIGTNPRLLKSGEHRDRIYETLWKTVAGGRIWEGRLINRRKDGSLITEEVSIAPVKDDTGQIINYVAIQRDITADLAREEELRQSQKMEAIGLLAGGVAHDFNNILQAIQGFCELLLYDLAPESQQYQNALEIKQSAAKAVGLTRQLLAFGRKQPLDARLLDVQTVLQENEALLHILLGEHYALQMDCKPALPRIRMDAGQLTQIIMNLAVNARDAMPEGGLFSVSAEQIVLEQQETGMPGSRPGSFIRLSFSDTGSGIEPRILSRLFEPFFTTKDVGKGTGLGLSVVYGIMQQNNGWVNVSSEKGSGTTFSLYFPVAETHGGDDPDRAGSQESDFLRILVVEDDPQLQPLFKEVLEAAEFSVYIAGSIKEAMRWLQRLENRIDLLLTDMQLSDGYGIDLADRLRKDYPHLPVLLCSGYPEQEQRWENLEQSSYVFLHKPFTAVGLMNSIQKAVIKIEQENRDGDHYRY